The Halobacterium sp. CBA1132 genome has a segment encoding these proteins:
- a CDS encoding bacterio-opsin activator domain-containing protein — MTTPEFDVDFELKERVMDEAPIGITISDVDREDNPLVYVNDAFERLTGYSRNEVLGRNCRFLQGKDTDPEAVTRLREAIKDEESVTVELVNYRADGERFWNEVTVAPIRDKAGDVTHFAGFQADVTARREAELETQQRKENLERLVSRVNGLMQDVTETLMRATSREENEREVAERIVDTDPYVFAWFGEPDTVAGTIDPTSWAGAGSVEGVSINLDAEDPTAEAFATRSLQLTTDIERTACADRVPDARSMAAVPIAYGDTVYGVLSVYADDPDTFDEHELIVVETLGRTIGTAINAAQSRRTLTADNIVELEFEIRDRDLFFVDLSAQCDCRLEYRGSVYRSGGSFSMFFSTDASLSMLSDCAVDHPDVEDVTLVSGADAGLFEFRINEGSIISELAERGAKTQSITAESGTAHLGVEVSADADSRTVSEWLTGTYADTELTAYRERERPPTTRREFIEDVENNLTDRQLTALQRAYLSGYYESNRTTTGEELAASMDISRSTFHQHLRAAERKLIGEFFAR; from the coding sequence ATGACCACACCGGAGTTCGACGTGGACTTCGAACTCAAAGAGCGGGTGATGGACGAGGCGCCGATTGGCATCACTATCTCCGACGTCGACCGCGAGGACAACCCACTCGTTTACGTCAACGACGCCTTCGAGCGCCTGACGGGGTACTCGCGCAACGAGGTTCTCGGGCGGAACTGCCGGTTCTTACAGGGCAAGGATACGGACCCGGAAGCGGTTACACGGCTACGCGAAGCCATCAAGGACGAGGAGTCCGTCACCGTCGAACTCGTGAACTACCGCGCTGACGGGGAGCGGTTCTGGAACGAAGTCACGGTCGCCCCAATCAGAGACAAGGCGGGCGATGTGACCCACTTCGCGGGGTTTCAGGCCGATGTCACCGCACGTCGCGAAGCGGAACTCGAGACGCAACAGCGCAAGGAGAACCTCGAACGTCTCGTGAGCCGAGTCAACGGACTGATGCAGGACGTCACCGAGACGCTGATGCGGGCAACGTCTCGGGAGGAAAACGAGCGCGAGGTAGCGGAGCGAATCGTCGATACCGATCCGTACGTGTTCGCCTGGTTCGGAGAACCGGATACGGTCGCGGGGACTATCGATCCGACGTCATGGGCTGGAGCCGGTTCCGTTGAGGGCGTATCCATCAATCTTGATGCCGAGGACCCCACAGCCGAAGCGTTCGCCACCCGGTCGCTCCAGTTGACGACCGACATCGAAAGGACCGCATGCGCCGACCGGGTTCCGGACGCCCGTTCGATGGCCGCAGTCCCGATTGCCTACGGCGACACGGTCTATGGTGTTCTGTCCGTCTACGCCGACGACCCGGATACGTTCGACGAACACGAGCTGATTGTCGTCGAGACGCTGGGTCGGACAATCGGGACGGCGATTAACGCCGCTCAGAGCCGACGAACCCTCACGGCCGACAACATCGTCGAACTCGAATTCGAGATTCGCGACCGCGACCTCTTTTTCGTGGACCTGTCCGCGCAGTGTGACTGTCGACTCGAATACCGCGGGTCGGTGTATCGGTCCGGGGGCTCGTTCTCGATGTTTTTTTCGACGGATGCGTCCCTCTCGATGCTCTCGGACTGCGCGGTCGACCACCCCGATGTTGAAGACGTAACGCTCGTGAGCGGTGCCGACGCCGGGCTTTTCGAGTTCCGAATCAACGAGGGCTCGATTATCTCCGAGCTCGCCGAACGGGGAGCGAAAACCCAATCCATCACGGCTGAGTCCGGAACGGCCCACCTCGGTGTCGAGGTCTCCGCGGACGCGGATTCCCGGACCGTTTCGGAGTGGCTCACCGGGACGTACGCGGACACGGAACTGACGGCGTATCGCGAGCGTGAGCGCCCACCGACGACGAGACGGGAGTTTATCGAGGACGTGGAGAACAACCTGACCGACCGACAGCTAACGGCGCTTCAGCGGGCGTACCTGAGTGGATACTACGAGTCGAACCGTACCACCACCGGGGAAGAACTGGCCGCCTCGATGGATATCTCTCGCTCGACCTTTCACCAACATCTCCGCGCGGCGGAGCGGAAACTTATCGGGGAGTTCTTCGCGCGCTGA
- a CDS encoding RND family transporter, with amino-acid sequence MKLVERYAAAVVDHSRLVIVALLLSTVLVGSAAGGADFGLSIASFSTDSPEADAADYIQENFTTEGENTTTVQVIVRDENALSKESLLAGLRFQQAARANESINATLADGQSMVGLSNIIATAAVYAEGGRGPPPTLAEQIAQLESMSEEEVAETVARVLDPDRETRGSTDPYALLPTSYEAESTTASGRVLLVFQDTSEQTGDDLPTNVVDAQLALQDIAADGLPGESFVFGAGIVSEESGQATGESFAIISPVAFLLVVVVLGIAYRDLVDVILGLVGVGLVLTWMVGFMGWADIGLTQILIAVPFLLIGLSIDYALHVVMRYREAQADDPDIPPRVAMRRGLAGVVAAIGAATFTTAVGFLSNAVSPITSIQDFGVVSAVGIVAAFLVFGLLLPALKVEIDELRTRIGWPGRATPFGRGDRLGRVLGVGADIADRAPTAIVLVAVLLAAGGGVAATDIDTSIDQTDFLPRDSPDWMDSLPGPFQPSDYQLRANAEYLNGAFAQARGQSHAEFLVTGTVTDGGTLDRFVDARADLRNTSSAVVLADDSLQVTGPVETVRAVAQRNETVAAVVEDADTDGDGVPDRNLAGVYDAVYAAAPGEAAATIHRQGGKYRALRVTVGLSGTADTGAITTEMRTVASSMAGGSALTVTATGGPIIEEIIQRSLLTTLVDGFLITFCVILAFLTLTFWVRYRSLTLGAVVLFPVLLAQAWLFGAMYLAGLSFTTETAIIASIGIGIGVDYAIHIGERFVEERAENGEPVPALRRTVQGTGGALLASAATTIAGFSVLMLALVPSLQRFGFITSLAIGFAFLSSVLVLPSLLVVWTRVTDDSSAEAGTVN; translated from the coding sequence ATGAAACTCGTCGAGCGCTACGCCGCGGCGGTTGTTGACCACAGTCGGCTGGTCATCGTCGCGCTCCTGTTGTCGACAGTCCTCGTGGGGAGCGCCGCGGGCGGCGCCGATTTCGGGCTCTCCATCGCCAGCTTCAGCACGGACTCGCCCGAGGCCGACGCCGCCGACTACATCCAGGAGAACTTCACGACGGAGGGCGAGAACACGACGACGGTCCAAGTTATCGTCCGTGACGAGAACGCCCTCTCGAAGGAGTCGCTCCTGGCCGGCTTGCGCTTCCAACAGGCCGCCCGCGCGAACGAATCGATAAACGCAACGCTTGCGGACGGCCAGTCGATGGTCGGCCTCTCGAATATCATCGCCACTGCCGCCGTCTATGCCGAGGGCGGGAGGGGCCCGCCGCCGACGCTCGCCGAACAAATCGCGCAACTGGAGTCCATGTCGGAGGAGGAGGTGGCGGAGACGGTCGCCCGCGTCCTCGACCCGGACCGAGAGACACGCGGTTCGACGGACCCGTACGCTCTCCTCCCCACGTCGTACGAAGCCGAGAGCACCACCGCGTCGGGCCGCGTCCTGTTGGTCTTTCAGGATACGAGCGAGCAGACGGGTGACGACCTGCCGACGAACGTGGTTGACGCGCAACTCGCCCTTCAGGACATCGCCGCTGACGGTCTCCCGGGGGAAAGCTTCGTCTTCGGCGCCGGCATCGTCAGCGAGGAGAGCGGTCAGGCCACTGGCGAGAGCTTCGCCATCATCTCACCGGTCGCGTTCCTCCTCGTGGTGGTCGTTCTGGGAATCGCCTACCGCGATCTTGTCGACGTGATACTCGGGCTGGTCGGTGTCGGACTCGTGTTGACGTGGATGGTCGGGTTCATGGGCTGGGCGGATATCGGCCTCACCCAGATTCTCATCGCCGTTCCGTTCCTGCTCATCGGGCTCAGTATCGACTACGCGCTCCACGTCGTGATGCGCTATCGCGAGGCCCAAGCCGACGACCCCGATATCCCGCCCCGCGTCGCAATGCGCCGCGGTCTCGCGGGGGTCGTTGCGGCCATCGGCGCGGCGACGTTCACCACCGCGGTTGGATTCCTCTCGAACGCCGTCAGCCCGATTACCTCGATTCAGGACTTCGGTGTCGTCAGCGCGGTGGGTATCGTCGCGGCGTTCCTCGTCTTTGGCCTGCTTCTCCCGGCGCTGAAGGTCGAAATCGACGAACTCCGCACACGCATTGGCTGGCCCGGTCGCGCGACTCCGTTCGGCCGCGGCGACCGCCTCGGTCGCGTCCTCGGCGTCGGCGCCGATATCGCCGACCGGGCGCCGACCGCAATCGTGTTGGTCGCCGTCCTGCTGGCCGCCGGCGGCGGCGTCGCCGCGACGGACATCGATACGTCCATCGACCAGACGGATTTCCTCCCGCGCGACTCGCCGGACTGGATGGACTCGCTCCCGGGCCCGTTCCAGCCCAGTGACTACCAACTGCGGGCGAACGCAGAGTACCTCAACGGCGCGTTCGCGCAGGCCCGCGGCCAGTCTCACGCCGAGTTCCTCGTCACCGGTACGGTAACTGACGGCGGGACCCTCGACCGATTCGTCGACGCCCGAGCCGACCTCAGAAACACCTCCTCCGCGGTGGTGCTTGCGGACGACAGCCTCCAGGTGACAGGTCCCGTCGAAACCGTTCGGGCGGTCGCACAGCGTAACGAAACCGTCGCGGCTGTCGTCGAGGACGCCGACACCGATGGCGACGGCGTTCCCGACCGGAACCTCGCGGGCGTCTACGATGCGGTCTACGCGGCCGCGCCGGGGGAGGCGGCCGCCACGATTCACCGACAGGGTGGGAAGTACCGTGCGCTCCGAGTCACCGTCGGCCTCTCGGGCACCGCGGACACCGGGGCCATCACGACGGAAATGCGTACCGTCGCGTCGTCGATGGCCGGCGGGAGCGCCCTCACGGTGACCGCGACCGGCGGGCCGATCATCGAGGAAATCATCCAGCGCTCGCTGTTGACGACCCTTGTCGACGGCTTCCTCATCACCTTCTGCGTCATCCTCGCGTTCCTGACGCTCACGTTCTGGGTGCGCTACCGTTCGCTTACACTCGGCGCCGTCGTGTTGTTCCCCGTGTTGCTCGCACAGGCGTGGCTGTTCGGGGCGATGTATCTCGCGGGGCTCTCCTTCACTACGGAGACAGCCATCATCGCTTCTATCGGCATCGGGATCGGCGTCGACTACGCCATCCATATCGGGGAGCGGTTCGTCGAGGAACGGGCCGAGAACGGCGAGCCTGTTCCGGCGCTCCGCCGGACGGTTCAGGGGACGGGCGGCGCGCTCCTCGCGAGCGCCGCCACGACAATCGCGGGCTTCAGCGTGCTGATGCTCGCGCTCGTGCCCTCGCTCCAGCGCTTCGGCTTCATCACGAGCCTGGCCATCGGCTTCGCCTTCCTCTCCAGTGTCCTCGTGCTCCCGAGCCTCTTGGTCGTGTGGACGCGGGTGACAGACGACTCCAGTGCGGAGGCGGGAACTGTGAATTAG